A segment of the Corylus avellana chromosome ca2, CavTom2PMs-1.0 genome:
tttggcaaatgaaCTATTTTTTTCGACCTTGCGATGAGTAGACTCACtagaggtttttttttattctttttttatttttttattttatttttagctaTTTTGGTGACCCAGATCACTAAAaattacaacaacaaaaaccctCCTCAAAGTACTGttcacttattaaaagaaaaaaacaaatgaatagTGAAAGTGTTAAAGAGAAAGatataaagaaatatttaaataaaataataaaagtgaatagttaaaatagtgagggtgctttaaaaaagtgaaagagctaattaaaaagataaatgtgtgtgttttttattttttacttttatttttataactattttggctaataaaaatgataaaatctaGTGAGGCTATTGAAAATGCTTATAAAGCAAGTTAAATATGGCTTAAAATTAAGGTGCCACCCTTCTAAGGTGTATTTTATTCGCTTAAGGTGTAATTGGGTCTTTCGTTAAAGCTTTTCCATGAAAAACACATACGTGCAAATCACGTACGGTGAGAAAATGCGTCACTTTCACTTTTGATTGAAAAAGTTATATCTTCCTGTAATCTATTAATACTTTAGAAGGGTGGCACCTAATAAAGTATCAGTATAATTTGTTGAGTGCGTATCACAAGTCATAGTGAATATTAATAAAGTGATTCTCTCTCGCTTTTGACATACAAGTTAAACAGGCTCATCACACCACAATTgagtaaagtgtaatttatCAAGACCTCCCCTTCACACTATGATAGGCTTGATAGCCCTAacttgaaaggaaaagaaaagcaaattcCTAAAGTTACCCATAATTAGAAAAGGGTGTATATATAACTTGTATTTAATTATTGAGTAATCCTACGTTAAAGTTGGGTGAAATTGACGGCATTCTCTAAGAGTcctatttgaaattgtgttaaGGAGagtaaaaaatacttttaataagtaaaaaattgtgtcaaacaaaaagctagtatatttggtaaaaaattttaattttaattttaatttttttgacttttttactctaaaaaatgCCAAAACGCACAAGTTAAttaaagctttttttatttattttttattttatactttttaaactttatttctctatgcaatctcaaacatgctctaagtatATTACAGGTCAGGACAAAATGAAGACAAAAGAGGAGGTGGCCCTCTCTTTAAGATCAATTCCGGTTATTGTGGGTGCTAAAATTTGAACTGATGATATTCAAAATGTTTTATTCAATAGCTAGCGGATAATTAAACATTCTACTACAATGTTCATAATTAAGTGGCAATTAACTGCACCACTGGATGCCCAGTACATAATGGGtacagtttttttatttttgataacaTCTCACCCAAATGACAcataatattgtccgcttttaatttctttgaacTAGACTTCTCAAGAAatcacccatcctagtactactctcgTAGAAACACCCTTAATTAACTGTGAAGTATTAGTAGGATCATGActatcacaattttaaaatgcattgttgtcattaagaGTGTAAATATGCATTTAAGTACATTCACATTTCGATATCCAGACGATGTAAAACGCCACATTTCTATTctaataaaatcattattttagaGAGGAATAagaacagtttttttttttaaaaactgttAGAAACATATTTCGCACTGGATCACACTAGGCGCATGTGTCTACCAAAAATCCATTAATTTGGACTTAATGAAAGTCAATCCTTACGCAAAAAGTCTTCTAATTTGTGGACGTGGACAAAGATGGAGTTTGAAATTCGTAcacaaatagaataaaaaagatgaaaatttaagaaaaaaggaaacaacTGATCCATTTTATTGAAATAATCTGAGAGGATGATAGTACATAAAAAAACAATGCAGAAAATGCATGCCCACACAACTTTTATTGAACATTCAGCTGGAACTGAACAACATTATAATACTCTTTCATCAAGAGTTAACCTTCCTGCAGTTCTTCCTAATCTCTCCCCTTGAGCCTGTCAACGGAGAAATGTTTCCCATCTTAACCATGGACTTGGCGAACTGCTCAAAGAAAACCTGGCTATTCTCCGCGTACTTCTTCACCAGTTCCATTGATGCTTCATTCTTTGTTAGGAGAACTTGGTCGGAGCTCAAGAGGCCTTTGTAAGCCAATATGTTCTTGAAGTAACTGTTGTCGAACTTTGTTGGGCTTACAAAGTCCAAGAAAAACAGGTTACTGTCACCGCCGGATCTTGGGCATCTGGCACGCAATTGGGCTGCATATGATCGGTCAAGTGAGTAGTCGGGCTGCCCATTGCCTGTCTGGTTGTACAGTCTCTGCCTGAAGCTGGTGCACCGGGCATCTCCTATGGTGTGGCTCCCTGTATATTACAATCACTAAAACTTCAGCCATGAGTGTTAAAACTTTTCCTATAAAGCACAACAAAACATTAACTTCTTCATTCCTTTGGCTTCAgcttttgttaatgttttttgttctgctttatttttatttaaagaagtgtttttattgtttgttaatttattttcctcGTTGACAGAAAATAAAGTCATTAACAAACGTAAAAgtcaaaatagttttttgtattttttgttatttgttaatacatttaacttgaaaatataacatataaaacaaagttgttaccaaacatgtatGCCTTAGGTCAAAAACAACAGTATTTTCGTGTGTTCTGTcttccattattattattttttcttttatatatttaaacataatATCATAGGCATGTTTTTTATGCCCACATGTACCATATATAAACCATTATTCACGACAAAAACCTTATTCTTAAAGATTAAGGAACACCAAAATATGGCCAAAAAGacacattattaattaattaagctgtTCCATTACCGGATAGTGTAACAAGATCAACAACATCAAGCCCTTGTCTCTTGAACTTGGTGAGGATGGTCTGGAATGTGTTGTTCGGAGCAGGAATGTCGTTGTTGGAGCCACTCAAGCTCGCACCTCTGGAGTCCCTTCTTCCAAGTGGGACCTCCCAGCTGGGTCCCCCACTCTAGATATTCAAAAGATTGTCAGATTGTGATAATTATTTTGTCGTGCAAAAGTGAGACAAGGCTTTGAAATTCTACAGTAAACTTACAAGAACGGTGGAATCTCTAGCAGCTAGAGACAGAATATCAGCACAAGAAACTGTATGGGGGCACTCTTTCTCTAAAGCAGATTTGATATCGTCTACCACTTCAAACCCTCGGGCTGAATTCCTGTTAGGGTTTGATCTCTTCTCACTGGTTATGGTCCCGCTGCTGTC
Coding sequences within it:
- the LOC132168736 gene encoding peroxidase 72 produces the protein MSRFTSFFLILSLFAFAPLCFASKKYGGYLFPQFYDHSCPRAQEIVKSVVAKAVAKEARMAASLLRLEFHDCFVQGCDASLLLDSSGTITSEKRSNPNRNSARGFEVVDDIKSALEKECPHTVSCADILSLAARDSTVLSGGPSWEVPLGRRDSRGASLSGSNNDIPAPNNTFQTILTKFKRQGLDVVDLVTLSGSHTIGDARCTSFRQRLYNQTGNGQPDYSLDRSYAAQLRARCPRSGGDSNLFFLDFVSPTKFDNSYFKNILAYKGLLSSDQVLLTKNEASMELVKKYAENSQVFFEQFAKSMVKMGNISPLTGSRGEIRKNCRKVNS